One Tursiops truncatus isolate mTurTru1 chromosome 3, mTurTru1.mat.Y, whole genome shotgun sequence DNA segment encodes these proteins:
- the ELAVL3 gene encoding ELAV-like protein 3, whose product MDFFRIKSPILGAMESQVAGGPAGPALPNGPLLGTNGASDDSKTNLIVNYLPQNMTQDEFKSLFGSIGDIESCKLVRDKITGQSLGYGFVNYSDPNDADKAINTLNGLKLQTKTIKVSYARPSSASIRDANLYVSGLPKTMSQKEMEQLFSQYGRIITSRILVDQVTGVSRGVGFIRFDKRIEAEEAIKGLNGQKPLGAAEPITVKFANNPSQKTGQALLTHLYQSSARRYAGPLHHQTQRFRLDNLLNMAYGVKSPLSLIARFSPIAIDGMSGLAGVGLSGGAAGAGWCIFVYNLSPEADESVLWQLFGPFGAVTNVKVIRDFTTNKCKGFGFVTMTNYDEAAMAIASLNGYRLGERVLQVSFKTSKQHKA is encoded by the exons ATGGactttttcagaataaaatcccCT ATACTCGGGGCCATGGAGTCTCAGGTGGCGGGGGGCCCGGCTGGCCCGGCCCTGCCCAACGGGCCACTCCTTGGTACAAACGGAGCCAGTGATGACAGCAAGACAAACCTCATCGTCAACTACCTGCCCCAGAACATGACCCAGGATGAGTTCAAGAGTCTCTTCGGCAGCATTGGTGACATTGAGTCCTGCAAGTTGGTTCGGGACAAGATCACAG GGCAGAGCCTCGGCTACGGGTTTGTGAACTACTCTGACCCCAACGATGCAGACAAAGCCATCAACACCCTCAACGGCCTCAAACTGCAGACGAAGACCATCAAG GTGTCCTATGCCAGACCCAGCTCCGCCTCCATCCGGGATGCGAACCTGTACGTCAGCGGGCTCCCTAAGACCATGAGCCAGAAAGAGATGGAGCAGCTCTTCTCCCAGTACGGCCGCATCATCACTTCTCGCATCCTGGTGGACCAGGTCACAG GTGTCTCTCGGGGTGTGGGATTCATCCGCTTTGACAAGAGGATTGAGGCCGAGGAGGCTATCAAAGGACTGAACGGGCAGAAGCCGCTAGGTGCGGCCGAGCCCATCACGGTCAAGTTTGCCAACAACCCGAGTCAGAAGACCGGGCAGGCCCTGCTCACTCACCTCTACCAGTCCTCCGCCAGGCGCTACGCAGGCCCCCTGCACCATCAGACACAGCGCTTCCG GCTGGACAATTTGCTCAACATGGCCTACGGAGTCAAGAG TCCCCTGTCGCTCATCGCCAGGTTCTCACCCATCGCCATCGACGGCATGAGCGGCCTCGCGGGCGTGGGCCTGTCGGGGGGCGCGGCGGGCGCTGGCTGGTGCATCTTCGTGTACAACCTGTCTCCGGAGGCGGATGAGAGTGTGCTGTGGCAGCTGTTCGGGCCCTTCGGGGCAGTCACCAATGTCAAGGTCATCCGCGACTTTACCACCAACAAGTGCAAGGGCTTCGGCTTCGTCACCATGACCAACTATGACGAGGCGGCCATGGCCATCGCCAGCCTCAACGGCTACCGCCTGGGCGAGCGCGTGCTGCAGGTGTCCTTCAAGACCAGTAAACAGCACAAGGCCTGA
- the PRKCSH gene encoding glucosidase 2 subunit beta isoform X1, with protein MLLVLLLLPMCWAVEVKRPRGVSLTNHHFYDESKPFTCLDGSASVPFDQVNDDYCDCKDGSDEPGTAACPNGSFHCTNTGYKPLYISSRWVNDGVCDCCDGTDEYNSGIVCENTCKEKGRKERETLQQMAEVTREGFRLKKILIEDWKRAREEKQKKLTELQAGKKSLEDQVELLRTLKEEAEKPEKEAKDQHRKLWEEQLAASKAQREQELATSAFQELDDDMDGAVSVAELQTHPELDTDGDGALSEGEAQTLLGGDTQTDAASFSDRIWAAIRDKYRSEVLPTDLPSPPAPALTEPREEQPPVPSQPAEEEDEEEEETEEEEGGEEGEEEDSQVPGEQPKETPPPVVPPQTASPTEEDKMPPYDEQTQAFINAAQEARNKFEEAERSLKDVEESIRNLEQEISFDFGPNGEFAYLYSQCYELTTNEYVYRLCPFKLVSQKPKLGGSPTSLGTWGSWAGPDHDKFSAMKYEQGTGCWQGPNRSTTVRLLCGKETVVTSTTEPSRCEYLMELMTPAACPEPPPEPPASGNHDEL; from the exons ATgttactagtgctgctgctgctgcccatgTGTTGGGCCGTGGAGGTCAAGCGACCCCGGGGCGTCTCCCTCACCA ACCATCACTTCTACGACGAGTCCAAGCCTTTCACTTGCCTGGATGGCTCTGCCAGTGTCCCTTTTGATCAGGTCAATGACGACTACTGTGACTGCAAAGATGGCTCAGATGAACCAG GCACAGCTGCCTGTCCCAACGGCAGCTTCCACTGCACCAACACTGGCTACAAGCCCCTGTACATCTCCTCCAGATGGGTCAACGATGGAGTTTGTG ACTGCTGCGACGGGACGGACGAATACAACAGCGGGATCGTCTGTGAGAACACCTGCAA AGAGAAGGGCCGTAAGGAGAGAGAGACTCTACAGCAGATGGCGGAGGTGACCCGCGAGGGGTTCCGCCTGAAAAAGATCCTAATTGAGGACTGGAAGAGGGCCCGAGAGGAGAAGCAG AAAAAGCTCACTGAGCTGCAGGCTGGAAAGAAGTCACTGGAGGACCAGGTGGAGTTGCTGCGGACACTGAAGGAAGAAGCTGAGAAGCCAGAGAAGGAGGCCAAGGACCAGCACCGGAAGCTGTGGGAAG AGCAGCTGGCCGCCTCCAAGGCCCAGCGAGAGCAGGAGCTGGCGACCAGTGCCTTCCAGGAGCTGGACGATGACATGGACGGGGC GGTCTCTGTGGCTGAGCTGCAGACCCACCCGGAGCTGGACACAGATGGGGACGGGGCATTATCAGAAGGGGAAGCCCAG ACCCTTCTCGGGGGAGACACGCAGACAGATGCCGCTTCCTTCTCTGACCGCATCTGGGCTGCCATCCGGGACAAGTACCGGTCCGAG GTGCTGCCCACCGACCTGCCGTCGCCTCCTGCACCCGCCTTGACGGAGCCCAGGGAGGAGCAGCCCCCGGTCCCCTCACAGCCCGcagaggaggaggacgaggaagaagaggagacggaggaggaggagggcggggaggagggggaggaggaggattCCCAGGTGCCAGGGGAGCAGCCCAAG gagaCCCCACCCCCAGTCGTGCCCCCCCAGACAGCCAGCCCCACAGAGGAGGACAAAATGCCGCCCTACGATGAGCAGACACAGGCCTTCATCAATG CTGCCCAGGAGGCCCGCAACAAGTTTGAAGAGGCCGAGCGGTCCCTGAAGGACGTGGAGGAGTCCATCAG GAACCTGGAGCAGGAGATTTCCTTTGATTTTGGTCCCAACGGCGAGTTTGCCTACCTGTACAGCCAGTGCTACGAGCTCACCACCAATGA GTACGTCTACCGGCTCTGCCCCTTCAAGCTCGTCTCGCAGAAACCCAAACTCGGTGGCTCCCCCACCAGCCTCGG CACCTGGGGCTCGTGGGCTGGCCCCGACCACGACAAGTTCAGCGCCATGAAGTATGAGCAGGGCACAGGCTGCTGGCAGGGTCCCAACCGCTCCACTACT GTGCGCCTGCTGTGTGGGAAGGAGACAGTGGTGACTAGCACCACGGAGCCCAGCCGCTGCGAGTACCTCATGGAGCTGATGACACCGGCCGCCTGCCCAGAGCCACCACCGGAACCGCCTGCCTCAGGCAACCACGATGAACTctag
- the PRKCSH gene encoding glucosidase 2 subunit beta isoform X2, with amino-acid sequence MLLVLLLLPMCWAVEVKRPRGVSLTNHHFYDESKPFTCLDGSASVPFDQVNDDYCDCKDGSDEPGTAACPNGSFHCTNTGYKPLYISSRWVNDGVCDCCDGTDEYNSGIVCENTCKEKGRKERETLQQMAEVTREGFRLKKILIEDWKRAREEKQKKLTELQAGKKSLEDQVELLRTLKEEAEKPEKEAKDQHRKLWEEQLAASKAQREQELATSAFQELDDDMDGAVSVAELQTHPELDTDGDGALSEGEAQTLLGGDTQTDAASFSDRIWAAIRDKYRSEVLPTDLPSPPAPALTEPREEQPPVPSQPAEEEDEEEEETEEEEGGEEGEEEDSQETPPPVVPPQTASPTEEDKMPPYDEQTQAFINAAQEARNKFEEAERSLKDVEESIRNLEQEISFDFGPNGEFAYLYSQCYELTTNEYVYRLCPFKLVSQKPKLGGSPTSLGTWGSWAGPDHDKFSAMKYEQGTGCWQGPNRSTTVRLLCGKETVVTSTTEPSRCEYLMELMTPAACPEPPPEPPASGNHDEL; translated from the exons ATgttactagtgctgctgctgctgcccatgTGTTGGGCCGTGGAGGTCAAGCGACCCCGGGGCGTCTCCCTCACCA ACCATCACTTCTACGACGAGTCCAAGCCTTTCACTTGCCTGGATGGCTCTGCCAGTGTCCCTTTTGATCAGGTCAATGACGACTACTGTGACTGCAAAGATGGCTCAGATGAACCAG GCACAGCTGCCTGTCCCAACGGCAGCTTCCACTGCACCAACACTGGCTACAAGCCCCTGTACATCTCCTCCAGATGGGTCAACGATGGAGTTTGTG ACTGCTGCGACGGGACGGACGAATACAACAGCGGGATCGTCTGTGAGAACACCTGCAA AGAGAAGGGCCGTAAGGAGAGAGAGACTCTACAGCAGATGGCGGAGGTGACCCGCGAGGGGTTCCGCCTGAAAAAGATCCTAATTGAGGACTGGAAGAGGGCCCGAGAGGAGAAGCAG AAAAAGCTCACTGAGCTGCAGGCTGGAAAGAAGTCACTGGAGGACCAGGTGGAGTTGCTGCGGACACTGAAGGAAGAAGCTGAGAAGCCAGAGAAGGAGGCCAAGGACCAGCACCGGAAGCTGTGGGAAG AGCAGCTGGCCGCCTCCAAGGCCCAGCGAGAGCAGGAGCTGGCGACCAGTGCCTTCCAGGAGCTGGACGATGACATGGACGGGGC GGTCTCTGTGGCTGAGCTGCAGACCCACCCGGAGCTGGACACAGATGGGGACGGGGCATTATCAGAAGGGGAAGCCCAG ACCCTTCTCGGGGGAGACACGCAGACAGATGCCGCTTCCTTCTCTGACCGCATCTGGGCTGCCATCCGGGACAAGTACCGGTCCGAG GTGCTGCCCACCGACCTGCCGTCGCCTCCTGCACCCGCCTTGACGGAGCCCAGGGAGGAGCAGCCCCCGGTCCCCTCACAGCCCGcagaggaggaggacgaggaagaagaggagacggaggaggaggagggcggggaggagggggaggaggaggattCCCAG gagaCCCCACCCCCAGTCGTGCCCCCCCAGACAGCCAGCCCCACAGAGGAGGACAAAATGCCGCCCTACGATGAGCAGACACAGGCCTTCATCAATG CTGCCCAGGAGGCCCGCAACAAGTTTGAAGAGGCCGAGCGGTCCCTGAAGGACGTGGAGGAGTCCATCAG GAACCTGGAGCAGGAGATTTCCTTTGATTTTGGTCCCAACGGCGAGTTTGCCTACCTGTACAGCCAGTGCTACGAGCTCACCACCAATGA GTACGTCTACCGGCTCTGCCCCTTCAAGCTCGTCTCGCAGAAACCCAAACTCGGTGGCTCCCCCACCAGCCTCGG CACCTGGGGCTCGTGGGCTGGCCCCGACCACGACAAGTTCAGCGCCATGAAGTATGAGCAGGGCACAGGCTGCTGGCAGGGTCCCAACCGCTCCACTACT GTGCGCCTGCTGTGTGGGAAGGAGACAGTGGTGACTAGCACCACGGAGCCCAGCCGCTGCGAGTACCTCATGGAGCTGATGACACCGGCCGCCTGCCCAGAGCCACCACCGGAACCGCCTGCCTCAGGCAACCACGATGAACTctag
- the PRKCSH gene encoding glucosidase 2 subunit beta isoform X3 produces MLLVLLLLPMCWAVEVKRPRGVSLTNHHFYDESKPFTCLDGSASVPFDQVNDDYCDCKDGSDEPGTAACPNGSFHCTNTGYKPLYISSRWVNDGVCDCCDGTDEYNSGIVCENTCKEKGRKERETLQQMAEVTREGFRLKKILIEDWKRAREEKQKKLTELQAGKKSLEDQVELLRTLKEEAEKPEKEAKDQHRKLWEEQLAASKAQREQELATSAFQELDDDMDGAVSVAELQTHPELDTDGDGALSEGEAQTLLGGDTQTDAASFSDRIWAAIRDKYRSEVLPTDLPSPPAPALTEPREEQPPVPSQPAEEEDEEEEETEEEEGGEEGEEEDSQVPGEQPKETPPPVVPPQTASPTEEDKMPPYDEQTQAFINAAQEARNKFEEAERSLKDVEESIRNLEQEISFDFGPNGEFAYLYSQCYELTTNDTWGSWAGPDHDKFSAMKYEQGTGCWQGPNRSTTVRLLCGKETVVTSTTEPSRCEYLMELMTPAACPEPPPEPPASGNHDEL; encoded by the exons ATgttactagtgctgctgctgctgcccatgTGTTGGGCCGTGGAGGTCAAGCGACCCCGGGGCGTCTCCCTCACCA ACCATCACTTCTACGACGAGTCCAAGCCTTTCACTTGCCTGGATGGCTCTGCCAGTGTCCCTTTTGATCAGGTCAATGACGACTACTGTGACTGCAAAGATGGCTCAGATGAACCAG GCACAGCTGCCTGTCCCAACGGCAGCTTCCACTGCACCAACACTGGCTACAAGCCCCTGTACATCTCCTCCAGATGGGTCAACGATGGAGTTTGTG ACTGCTGCGACGGGACGGACGAATACAACAGCGGGATCGTCTGTGAGAACACCTGCAA AGAGAAGGGCCGTAAGGAGAGAGAGACTCTACAGCAGATGGCGGAGGTGACCCGCGAGGGGTTCCGCCTGAAAAAGATCCTAATTGAGGACTGGAAGAGGGCCCGAGAGGAGAAGCAG AAAAAGCTCACTGAGCTGCAGGCTGGAAAGAAGTCACTGGAGGACCAGGTGGAGTTGCTGCGGACACTGAAGGAAGAAGCTGAGAAGCCAGAGAAGGAGGCCAAGGACCAGCACCGGAAGCTGTGGGAAG AGCAGCTGGCCGCCTCCAAGGCCCAGCGAGAGCAGGAGCTGGCGACCAGTGCCTTCCAGGAGCTGGACGATGACATGGACGGGGC GGTCTCTGTGGCTGAGCTGCAGACCCACCCGGAGCTGGACACAGATGGGGACGGGGCATTATCAGAAGGGGAAGCCCAG ACCCTTCTCGGGGGAGACACGCAGACAGATGCCGCTTCCTTCTCTGACCGCATCTGGGCTGCCATCCGGGACAAGTACCGGTCCGAG GTGCTGCCCACCGACCTGCCGTCGCCTCCTGCACCCGCCTTGACGGAGCCCAGGGAGGAGCAGCCCCCGGTCCCCTCACAGCCCGcagaggaggaggacgaggaagaagaggagacggaggaggaggagggcggggaggagggggaggaggaggattCCCAGGTGCCAGGGGAGCAGCCCAAG gagaCCCCACCCCCAGTCGTGCCCCCCCAGACAGCCAGCCCCACAGAGGAGGACAAAATGCCGCCCTACGATGAGCAGACACAGGCCTTCATCAATG CTGCCCAGGAGGCCCGCAACAAGTTTGAAGAGGCCGAGCGGTCCCTGAAGGACGTGGAGGAGTCCATCAG GAACCTGGAGCAGGAGATTTCCTTTGATTTTGGTCCCAACGGCGAGTTTGCCTACCTGTACAGCCAGTGCTACGAGCTCACCACCAATGA CACCTGGGGCTCGTGGGCTGGCCCCGACCACGACAAGTTCAGCGCCATGAAGTATGAGCAGGGCACAGGCTGCTGGCAGGGTCCCAACCGCTCCACTACT GTGCGCCTGCTGTGTGGGAAGGAGACAGTGGTGACTAGCACCACGGAGCCCAGCCGCTGCGAGTACCTCATGGAGCTGATGACACCGGCCGCCTGCCCAGAGCCACCACCGGAACCGCCTGCCTCAGGCAACCACGATGAACTctag